A stretch of Aureispira sp. CCB-E DNA encodes these proteins:
- a CDS encoding leucine-rich repeat domain-containing protein encodes MKYLLLGLILSILYSCQYKLRLTERQAPEVIQKKIKKAKWAPYLDFHFNTDPLGTTVFSDFNKGKFKKLYIHLKDSTYGQNTLNQLSKVKGVKQLKIVVDRPHHYDFRAALQLPKLTHFTLYNVKSLRRDSIYHFTRYGASPLAFDSLHQAIQANFKQRGISRIIDELHTSAAASKLKVVDYSNNHLTYFPTNLAQLPRLEQLKLTYNQIRELPHDWSGFVKLKLLNLYRNNLDSVPLSFGQLSALQELNINSNRLKTFPIAITSLPSLETLNLGSNKIQTLPKNIVNMIQLKRLDLSVNPFYKIPELITQIPNLEHLDFSSTKLLHIPTYIKNMPKIKVLDLMDNELTVLPPELFELISLESLDLMDNKIEQISSNLGALQNLQELDLSFNKIAQLPSSIGNLQQLKTLDLRSNPLKSLPETIGKLKRLENFYLYNNAVTDLPASFAQLKSLKQVALSNNTMPSLPAVVSHWKNLVALDLSYNQISTLPEDFKQLQRLRQLKLQENKITAFPKVLTQCKTLVVLNLGSNQIKEIPKEIAQLQQLVSLDLSFNQITSIPEEITQLKKLRRLTLNFNPISKEEIEALRKKMPYTRIIF; translated from the coding sequence ATGAAATATCTTTTATTAGGGCTTATCCTTTCAATCCTTTATTCTTGCCAATACAAACTGCGTCTAACAGAGCGACAAGCTCCAGAAGTAATTCAAAAGAAGATAAAAAAAGCAAAGTGGGCTCCTTATTTAGATTTTCATTTTAATACCGATCCGCTAGGAACAACTGTATTTTCTGATTTTAATAAAGGAAAATTTAAAAAGCTCTATATACATTTAAAAGATAGCACTTATGGACAAAATACCTTAAACCAACTGTCCAAGGTCAAAGGCGTCAAACAATTAAAAATCGTCGTAGACCGCCCCCACCATTATGATTTCAGAGCCGCTTTGCAGCTTCCTAAGCTAACGCATTTTACGCTTTACAATGTCAAAAGTTTGCGAAGAGATTCCATTTATCATTTCACCCGATATGGTGCTTCTCCTTTAGCGTTTGACAGTCTACACCAAGCCATTCAAGCCAATTTTAAGCAACGTGGAATTTCTCGAATTATCGATGAGCTTCATACTTCAGCAGCAGCATCTAAGCTAAAAGTAGTTGACTATTCTAATAATCATTTGACTTATTTTCCGACTAATTTAGCCCAATTGCCTCGATTAGAACAGCTCAAATTAACCTATAATCAAATCCGAGAACTACCACATGACTGGAGTGGTTTTGTTAAGTTGAAATTACTCAATTTGTATCGCAACAATTTGGATAGTGTGCCCTTGTCCTTTGGGCAATTAAGTGCGCTTCAAGAACTGAATATCAATTCAAATCGACTGAAAACGTTTCCAATTGCCATAACATCGCTTCCTTCTTTAGAAACCCTCAATTTAGGTTCAAATAAAATTCAAACCCTGCCTAAAAACATTGTTAATATGATACAATTAAAACGCTTGGATTTGAGTGTGAACCCATTTTACAAAATTCCAGAACTAATTACTCAAATTCCTAATTTAGAGCATCTTGATTTTAGTTCTACCAAACTCCTACACATTCCAACTTATATTAAAAACATGCCTAAAATTAAGGTATTGGATTTAATGGATAATGAATTAACCGTGCTTCCCCCTGAGTTGTTTGAACTGATTTCCTTAGAAAGTTTGGATTTGATGGATAATAAAATAGAGCAAATTTCATCCAATTTGGGTGCCCTCCAAAACTTACAAGAGTTGGATTTAAGTTTTAACAAAATTGCACAACTTCCTAGTTCTATTGGCAATTTACAACAATTAAAAACATTAGACTTGCGTAGCAATCCACTCAAGAGCTTGCCCGAAACCATTGGAAAATTAAAGCGATTGGAAAATTTTTATTTGTATAACAATGCAGTAACTGACTTGCCCGCTTCTTTTGCGCAACTCAAGAGCCTAAAACAAGTTGCCCTATCCAATAATACGATGCCTTCCTTACCTGCGGTCGTTAGCCATTGGAAAAATCTTGTCGCTTTAGATTTGTCATACAATCAAATCAGCACCTTGCCTGAAGATTTTAAGCAACTACAACGATTGCGACAGCTAAAATTACAAGAAAATAAAATAACAGCGTTTCCCAAAGTATTGACTCAATGCAAAACATTGGTAGTACTCAACTTAGGTAGCAATCAAATTAAAGAAATCCCGAAAGAGATTGCCCAACTTCAACAATTAGTCAGTTTAGATTTGAGTTTTAATCAAATTACAAGCATTCCTGAAGAAATTACACAACTGAAAAAATTGCGCCGTTTGACGCTTAATTTTAATCCAATTTCGAAAGAAGAAATTGAAGCCTTGCGAAAAAAGATGCCTTATACAAGAATTATCTTCTAA
- a CDS encoding DNRLRE domain-containing protein gives MNQTYLHLTQQVIYFLLLCCSFLWSATTNAQCTITLQPDGIQGKDAEVNSLSCSSSYAVSTNWCETVNGGTTSNLRSKAWTWWGTHAAIRSLLEFDLSSLPAGCTVTNATLIMHNGNDNPNAYHCGQNSTIHPCLPNDIYLHRITQSWQEHTVNWLNQPTYASTNLGTDYIFEGNNSQPYNDYSFDITDMVNFWLANPAQNHGMLLKQQDETNHYKSVWFRSSDHSNPAVRPELVLTLNCSGNCDNIIEGNIFDDLNGDCVMGTNDLPLENWVVEILPGPIYTSTDVNGFYRANVLDGTYTVNVFNPNTNLWYAGCPANNTQSVTVSGGSTGIADFAYDAAYYCPLLTVDVASNFLRKCHTENFIVHYCNHGNVVANNAYVEVNFSNGLTPLSSDATYTVNSSSQWSFPVGNLAPGACGSFYVLTQISCDANFGDIECVTAEIYPDYPCSELPGDSTVWDRSSVMVVGTCQGDTAACFTITNTGSASNGNMQGTSTYRIYDNNVLVHTGTFQLAGGASTVICWPTTGNTIRLEADQRPGHPGNSHPNAVVDNCGNNSAAFNLGLTLPENDAPADIAVECAEVRSSYDPNDKRVIPAGVGAQHYVDQNIMLDYKIRFQNTGNDTALNIVIKDTLSPYLDLSSIQIGASSHSYSFSIENGRALKFSFNNIMLPDSNVNEPLSHGFVKFKIKQLPNLPIGTVINNSASIYFDYNAPVLTNNTFLTIGDMNHILTVNTEEIEKETININIYPNPFGRSAVVYVQGYEGKEPINFELFNALGVRVQVVQTLDHNFEIKRSNLPSGVYLYRATANQSLLGSGKLIIE, from the coding sequence ATGAACCAAACCTATTTACATCTTACACAGCAAGTAATTTATTTTTTACTCCTCTGCTGTTCTTTTTTGTGGTCTGCCACAACCAATGCGCAATGCACCATTACTTTGCAACCAGATGGTATACAAGGAAAAGATGCCGAAGTCAATAGCTTAAGTTGTTCCTCATCTTACGCAGTGAGTACCAATTGGTGCGAAACAGTCAATGGCGGAACAACCAGTAATTTGCGTTCCAAAGCTTGGACTTGGTGGGGAACGCATGCAGCAATTCGTTCTTTGTTAGAGTTTGATTTATCATCTCTTCCAGCGGGATGTACGGTCACCAATGCTACCTTAATTATGCACAATGGAAACGACAACCCCAACGCATACCATTGTGGTCAAAACTCAACCATTCATCCCTGTTTGCCAAATGATATTTATTTGCATAGAATTACGCAGAGCTGGCAAGAGCATACTGTTAATTGGTTAAACCAACCTACTTATGCGTCGACGAATCTAGGAACAGACTATATTTTTGAAGGCAACAATAGTCAACCGTACAATGATTATAGTTTTGATATTACTGATATGGTGAATTTTTGGTTGGCAAATCCAGCTCAAAATCATGGAATGTTACTCAAACAACAAGATGAAACCAATCACTACAAATCAGTATGGTTTCGGTCTAGTGATCATTCTAATCCTGCTGTTCGTCCAGAATTAGTATTAACACTCAACTGTTCAGGAAACTGCGACAACATTATAGAAGGGAATATTTTTGATGACTTGAATGGAGATTGTGTGATGGGAACGAATGATTTGCCCTTAGAGAATTGGGTTGTTGAAATACTACCAGGTCCAATTTATACGTCTACAGATGTAAATGGTTTTTATAGAGCCAATGTACTAGATGGGACGTATACCGTTAATGTATTTAATCCAAATACCAATCTTTGGTATGCAGGTTGCCCAGCTAATAATACACAATCTGTCACAGTTAGTGGAGGGAGTACAGGCATTGCAGATTTTGCTTATGATGCGGCGTATTATTGCCCATTGTTGACCGTAGATGTTGCTTCTAATTTTTTGAGAAAATGCCATACCGAAAATTTTATTGTACATTATTGTAATCATGGTAATGTCGTTGCCAATAATGCTTATGTTGAAGTTAACTTTAGTAATGGTTTAACTCCTTTAAGTTCTGATGCTACTTATACGGTCAATTCTTCTAGCCAGTGGAGTTTTCCTGTCGGAAATTTAGCGCCAGGAGCTTGCGGTAGTTTTTATGTATTGACACAAATCAGTTGTGATGCAAATTTTGGCGATATAGAATGTGTGACAGCAGAGATATATCCAGATTATCCTTGTAGCGAATTGCCAGGTGACTCTACTGTTTGGGATCGTTCCTCGGTGATGGTTGTGGGAACTTGTCAAGGCGATACTGCTGCTTGTTTTACCATCACGAATACGGGGAGTGCATCGAATGGTAATATGCAAGGGACGTCTACTTATCGTATTTATGATAATAATGTCTTGGTTCATACAGGAACCTTTCAATTGGCAGGTGGAGCTTCTACAGTTATTTGTTGGCCAACTACAGGCAATACCATTCGCTTAGAGGCAGATCAACGTCCTGGTCATCCAGGAAATAGCCACCCCAATGCGGTCGTAGATAATTGTGGAAATAATAGTGCTGCTTTCAATTTAGGATTGACCTTGCCTGAAAATGATGCTCCTGCTGATATTGCTGTGGAGTGTGCAGAAGTTCGCTCTTCTTATGATCCCAATGACAAACGAGTCATCCCAGCAGGGGTAGGAGCACAGCATTATGTCGACCAAAATATTATGTTGGACTATAAAATCCGCTTTCAAAATACGGGAAATGATACGGCTCTGAACATTGTGATCAAAGATACTTTATCGCCTTATTTGGATCTTAGTTCGATACAAATTGGTGCCTCTAGTCATTCATACAGTTTTAGCATAGAAAATGGTCGAGCACTTAAATTTTCATTCAACAATATTATGCTCCCTGATAGCAATGTCAATGAGCCTCTATCGCATGGATTTGTTAAGTTTAAAATCAAGCAATTGCCTAATTTGCCAATAGGAACCGTTATTAACAATAGTGCTTCGATCTACTTTGATTACAATGCTCCTGTTTTGACGAACAATACCTTTTTGACAATCGGAGATATGAATCATATTTTAACTGTAAATACAGAAGAAATAGAAAAGGAGACTATTAATATCAATATTTATCCGAATCCGTTTGGAAGAAGTGCGGTGGTTTATGTACAAGGATACGAAGGAAAAGAACCGATTAATTTTGAGCTTTTTAATGCCTTAGGTGTACGTGTTCAAGTTGTTCAGACACTAGATCATAATTTCGAAATTAAGCGTAGCAATTTACCATCAGGAGTTTATTTGTATCGAGCTACAGCCAATCAATCTTTGTTGGGAAGTGGGAAATTAATTATAGAATAA
- a CDS encoding rhodanese-like domain-containing protein: MKTILMACLICFFILNNATYSFAQNDPFGFSPSSSQDAAALSPNELPDFEAYCKDPENIRIPPILAKELEYVIKTNNREQIIIIDARSKEEYEISHIQGARRTGYKDFSIERVWMVSRKARVIVYSANKNRSTVVAQYLKLMGFTDVQVLEDGLIGWKNEGNSIYDKNGATDKIHVGNRTNLKLVKSGLAIY; encoded by the coding sequence ATGAAAACTATTTTAATGGCATGTTTAATATGTTTTTTCATATTGAATAATGCTACTTATTCTTTTGCCCAAAACGATCCTTTTGGGTTTTCTCCCTCTAGTAGTCAAGACGCTGCTGCTTTATCCCCTAACGAACTTCCTGATTTTGAAGCTTATTGCAAAGATCCTGAAAACATCCGCATCCCTCCTATTCTTGCTAAAGAATTAGAATATGTTATAAAAACCAACAACAGAGAGCAAATCATTATTATTGATGCCCGCTCAAAGGAAGAATATGAAATTAGTCACATTCAAGGTGCAAGAAGAACTGGCTATAAAGATTTTTCTATAGAACGTGTTTGGATGGTTTCTAGAAAAGCTAGAGTCATTGTTTATTCAGCCAATAAAAACCGAAGTACTGTTGTTGCTCAATACCTCAAATTAATGGGTTTCACAGACGTTCAAGTACTCGAAGACGGCTTAATTGGATGGAAAAACGAAGGCAATTCTATTTATGATAAAAATGGTGCTACTGATAAAATTCATGTTGGCAATAGAACCAATTTAAAGTTAGTTAAAAGTGGCTTAGCTATCTACTAA
- a CDS encoding heavy metal translocating P-type ATPase, giving the protein MKIYDIEGLSCASCASSAQNVLGRMEGVKEVRVNYATKTAAVDTTISTLTIDVLNNKLERLGFVLHPKNKDSHTQRRVREQEALSTLKKELLIGAVFAFPLFIIAMFVPTIPYSNYIMFALTLPILGWTGQRFFISAAKQASILKVNMDSLVALGTGTAFLFSTFNTFFPQVLESNGMVPHVYFEAVGVLLVFVLLGKYLETKASQQTSSAIEELLAMQATTVQLLENGVEKQLPIEVIQAGDVLKIRPGDIIPLDGVLVEGTASVDESMLTGESFLVTKKQGDKVFGGTILQQGSFTMEVKRIGEDTVLAQIIALVEEAQNTKVPIQKLVDKIAAVFVPVVMLIALFTFLIWWANGMWVEGLVNAVAVLVVACPCALGLATPTAITVGIGAAARKGILMQNVAAIEAAKDIDSIVLDKTGTITEGKPQVTTVAWKSGLSNQEFLEAVIWGVENESEHPIAKALVAHYQEQGKRHSFVIQNFENHSGFGLSATVGDDLYWLGNQALLKLQNITIDKELEGVAKACLSAAKTLVFFVKGQEVLSVIGLSDVVKAHAKEAIKTLQQQGKTIYMLTGDNEGTAAHVAQEVGITEYQSNVLPQDKIAFVKKLQASQKGVMMVGDGINDAPALAQANIGVAMNNGTSVAISSADIVLRQNDLRQLEIILSTSKQMLQIIRQNLFWAFIYNILLIPIAAGVLYAWGILLNPMVAGGAMALSSVFVVANSLRLKKIG; this is encoded by the coding sequence ATGAAAATATACGATATAGAAGGTTTGTCCTGTGCATCCTGTGCTTCAAGCGCTCAAAATGTCTTGGGGCGTATGGAAGGAGTAAAAGAGGTACGTGTCAATTATGCGACCAAGACAGCAGCAGTTGATACAACGATTAGCACACTCACCATAGACGTTTTGAACAATAAACTAGAGCGTTTAGGATTTGTTTTGCATCCCAAAAACAAAGACAGCCATACCCAACGCCGAGTGCGAGAACAAGAAGCATTGAGCACGCTAAAAAAAGAACTTCTGATAGGAGCTGTCTTTGCATTCCCTCTTTTTATTATAGCCATGTTTGTTCCAACAATTCCTTACAGCAATTATATTATGTTTGCTTTGACTCTGCCAATTTTGGGTTGGACAGGACAACGTTTTTTTATTAGTGCAGCCAAGCAAGCCAGTATATTGAAGGTAAATATGGATAGCTTAGTGGCTTTAGGGACAGGAACCGCATTTTTGTTTAGTACATTCAATACCTTTTTTCCTCAAGTGTTAGAATCCAATGGCATGGTGCCGCATGTTTATTTTGAGGCAGTTGGCGTATTGTTGGTGTTTGTTTTGTTGGGCAAATATTTAGAAACGAAAGCAAGTCAACAAACTTCTTCTGCCATAGAGGAACTATTGGCAATGCAAGCAACTACGGTGCAATTGCTAGAAAATGGAGTAGAAAAACAATTGCCAATAGAAGTCATTCAAGCAGGAGATGTATTAAAAATTCGTCCTGGTGATATTATACCTCTAGATGGTGTTTTAGTAGAGGGGACAGCAAGTGTTGACGAAAGTATGTTGACAGGAGAGTCTTTTTTGGTAACTAAAAAGCAAGGAGATAAAGTCTTTGGAGGTACAATTTTGCAGCAAGGGAGTTTTACGATGGAAGTAAAACGAATCGGAGAAGATACAGTGTTGGCTCAAATTATAGCTTTGGTGGAAGAAGCCCAAAATACTAAAGTTCCCATTCAAAAGTTGGTGGATAAAATTGCAGCGGTATTTGTACCCGTAGTGATGTTGATTGCTTTGTTTACGTTCTTGATTTGGTGGGCAAATGGGATGTGGGTAGAAGGTTTGGTAAATGCTGTAGCGGTGTTGGTGGTTGCCTGTCCTTGTGCTTTGGGCTTAGCTACTCCAACGGCAATTACTGTGGGTATTGGAGCTGCTGCTCGAAAAGGTATTCTAATGCAAAATGTAGCCGCAATCGAAGCAGCCAAAGATATTGATAGTATTGTGTTGGACAAAACAGGAACCATTACGGAAGGAAAACCCCAAGTAACAACCGTTGCATGGAAATCAGGTTTAAGTAATCAAGAATTTTTGGAGGCAGTTATCTGGGGGGTAGAAAATGAGTCTGAACATCCCATCGCCAAGGCATTGGTTGCGCATTATCAAGAGCAAGGAAAAAGGCATTCGTTTGTGATACAAAATTTTGAAAACCATTCTGGCTTTGGATTGAGTGCCACCGTTGGAGATGATTTGTATTGGTTGGGCAATCAAGCTCTTTTGAAGCTACAAAATATAACCATTGACAAAGAGTTGGAAGGAGTGGCAAAAGCTTGCTTGAGTGCTGCTAAAACCTTGGTGTTTTTTGTAAAAGGGCAAGAGGTGTTGAGTGTTATTGGTTTGAGCGATGTGGTAAAAGCACACGCCAAAGAAGCAATCAAAACACTCCAGCAACAAGGCAAAACGATTTATATGTTGACAGGGGACAACGAAGGCACGGCAGCTCATGTGGCACAAGAAGTGGGAATAACGGAATATCAGTCGAATGTATTGCCCCAAGATAAGATTGCTTTTGTTAAAAAATTGCAAGCTAGCCAAAAAGGCGTTATGATGGTTGGTGATGGCATTAATGATGCCCCCGCCTTGGCACAAGCTAATATAGGTGTTGCCATGAACAACGGTACTTCTGTTGCTATTAGTAGTGCGGATATTGTGTTGCGTCAAAATGATTTAAGGCAATTAGAGATAATTTTATCTACCTCTAAGCAAATGTTACAGATTATTCGACAAAATTTATTTTGGGCATTTATTTATAATATCTTACTAATTCCAATTGCTGCTGGTGTGCTCTATGCTTGGGGCATTTTATTAAACCCAATGGTAGCAGGTGGCGCAATGGCTTTAAGTTCTGTTTTTGTTGTTGCTAATAGCTTGCGCTTGAAAAAAATTGGATAA
- a CDS encoding dihydrofolate reductase family protein produces the protein MKKENKVYIATSLDGYIADQNGGLDWLHSIPNPENSDMGYADLTASIDALVMGRVTFETVCSFDIDWPYQKPVFVWSRTLKEVPASLKDKVYLVKGTVGEILEQIHQKGFYKLYIDGGKTIQSFLKEDLVDRMIITIIPKLLGGGFPLFAELPSVLDFECIDTQLFSNQVVQNTFVRKHAINHETTT, from the coding sequence ATGAAAAAAGAAAATAAGGTATATATTGCTACTAGTTTAGATGGCTATATAGCAGATCAAAATGGAGGATTAGATTGGTTGCATTCTATTCCCAATCCAGAAAATTCAGATATGGGCTATGCTGATCTTACAGCAAGTATAGATGCATTGGTTATGGGAAGAGTTACTTTCGAGACGGTTTGCAGTTTTGATATTGATTGGCCTTATCAAAAACCTGTCTTTGTATGGAGTAGGACATTGAAAGAGGTTCCAGCTTCGTTAAAGGATAAGGTGTATTTGGTGAAAGGCACAGTCGGTGAAATTTTGGAGCAAATTCATCAAAAAGGCTTTTATAAGCTTTATATAGATGGAGGGAAAACCATTCAAAGTTTTTTGAAAGAAGACTTAGTCGATCGTATGATCATCACAATTATTCCTAAACTGTTGGGTGGTGGATTTCCATTGTTTGCAGAACTTCCCTCCGTTTTAGACTTTGAATGCATCGACACCCAATTGTTCTCTAATCAAGTTGTACAAAATACTTTTGTGCGAAAACACGCCATAAATCATGAAACTACAACCTAA
- a CDS encoding TetR/AcrR family transcriptional regulator, with protein sequence MGYKYNKEDIIALGSELIRKSGYHNVGINEILKTCAIPKGSFYNFFSSKEDFVEQSIKLYGFKSVELIRSFLNSKEPSPIQRLRNFYEYILDINHKEGCNAGCLINNLSIELAGINTHIGKIIDQHFQEVVEEIALCVKEGQDLGEITTKFSASYIAEYIHAGIGGAFSRMKAQNNRTYLDKWYQMTFEFIAAKAHA encoded by the coding sequence ATGGGTTATAAGTATAACAAAGAAGATATCATTGCATTAGGTTCTGAACTCATACGAAAGAGTGGGTATCATAATGTTGGTATCAATGAAATACTTAAAACTTGTGCCATTCCTAAAGGTTCGTTCTATAATTTTTTTAGTAGTAAAGAAGATTTTGTAGAGCAAAGTATCAAACTATATGGCTTCAAAAGCGTAGAATTAATTCGTTCTTTTTTGAATAGCAAAGAACCTTCTCCTATTCAACGGTTGCGTAACTTCTACGAATATATTCTTGATATCAATCACAAAGAGGGTTGTAATGCTGGTTGTTTGATTAATAACCTATCTATTGAATTAGCGGGTATTAATACACATATTGGCAAAATAATAGACCAACACTTTCAAGAAGTTGTTGAAGAAATTGCTCTTTGTGTCAAAGAAGGACAAGATCTTGGTGAGATTACCACCAAATTTTCTGCTTCTTATATCGCTGAATATATCCATGCGGGAATTGGAGGCGCTTTTTCTAGAATGAAAGCACAAAATAATCGAACCTATTTAGACAAATGGTATCAAATGACTTTTGAGTTTATTGCAGCTAAAGCGCATGCATAG
- a CDS encoding HTTM domain-containing protein: protein MNSIKTYLERPISIAPLIVYRILFGIMVCYGCLWSISKGDIQSRYLEPQFFFKYYGFEWVGFVGEQGIYILYGLWFLSALGILLGAFYRVAIWSFFFVFTYLHLLDATNYINHYYAISIFAFFLGCLPAHAACSVDAWRKPSWQRHKMPYGYIAVFQGQVAIIYLFAAVAKMNSDWVFNAMPLKIWLLQSQDFPIIGTFFQYHATHLLMSWCGLLFDLTIVVWLWFSKTRKWGYGMVVVFHTLTGLLFNIGLFPILMIFSTVVFFDPIAQEKFLKKLGVKLQKNQADCITPTYLKYFFIGHFIVQILLPLRHHVLYGGNILWTEEGYRFSWRVMLLEKEGMATFYVEDPDTKRHWVVSNQEFLTAFQEKRMAIRPDHILQFAHYIAKRYAHRYTIQEPIVRADVYVAMNGRVSQRLIDPTVNLATKSRGIGQKDWVLPFSY from the coding sequence TTGAACAGCATAAAAACATATCTAGAGCGTCCTATTTCGATTGCACCTTTGATTGTTTATAGGATACTATTTGGCATAATGGTATGCTATGGATGCCTGTGGTCTATTAGCAAAGGAGATATACAAAGTCGTTATTTAGAGCCACAATTTTTTTTCAAATACTATGGTTTTGAGTGGGTTGGATTTGTTGGAGAACAAGGCATTTATATCTTATATGGTCTTTGGTTTTTGAGTGCTTTGGGAATATTACTGGGGGCGTTTTATCGAGTCGCTATTTGGAGTTTTTTCTTTGTATTTACTTATTTGCACCTCTTAGATGCTACCAACTATATCAATCATTATTACGCCATATCTATTTTTGCCTTTTTTTTAGGTTGTTTACCTGCTCATGCGGCTTGTTCTGTAGATGCTTGGCGCAAACCTTCCTGGCAACGGCACAAGATGCCCTATGGGTATATTGCTGTTTTTCAAGGGCAAGTTGCTATTATTTATTTGTTTGCAGCAGTTGCAAAGATGAATTCGGATTGGGTATTCAATGCCATGCCCTTAAAAATTTGGTTACTACAAAGTCAAGATTTTCCAATAATAGGCACTTTTTTTCAATATCATGCGACCCATTTACTCATGAGTTGGTGTGGCTTATTATTTGATCTAACCATAGTCGTTTGGTTGTGGTTTTCAAAAACTAGGAAGTGGGGGTATGGGATGGTCGTTGTATTTCATACGCTAACAGGATTGCTGTTTAATATTGGACTGTTTCCAATTTTGATGATTTTTAGTACGGTTGTATTTTTTGACCCTATAGCTCAAGAAAAATTCTTAAAAAAATTAGGCGTAAAGTTGCAAAAGAATCAAGCGGATTGTATAACACCGACTTATCTAAAATATTTTTTTATAGGGCACTTTATCGTTCAAATATTGCTGCCTTTGCGGCACCATGTACTCTATGGAGGCAATATATTATGGACAGAAGAAGGTTATCGATTTTCTTGGCGTGTCATGTTGCTAGAGAAAGAAGGAATGGCTACTTTTTATGTAGAAGACCCTGATACAAAGCGACATTGGGTCGTTTCCAATCAAGAATTCTTAACCGCTTTTCAAGAAAAAAGAATGGCGATTCGACCAGATCATATTTTACAGTTTGCTCATTATATAGCGAAACGATATGCCCACCGTTATACCATTCAGGAACCAATTGTTCGAGCAGATGTGTATGTAGCCATGAACGGTCGAGTTAGTCAACGTTTGATAGACCCTACTGTAAACCTAGCAACGAAGTCAAGAGGAATTGGTCAGAAAGACTGGGTGTTGCCATTTTCTTATTAA
- a CDS encoding AraC family transcriptional regulator — protein MKIYLKNMVCHRCTIMVQAILEELHIPYTSIQLGEIALKEALSHEQKKVLLQRFHAIGFEWISDKKSQTIDRIKTLIIELVHHNDNTLVDNLSSYLSKALLQSYATLSTLFSEVENQTIEHYYIAQKIEKVKELLMYDELTLSEIAFKLNYSSVGHLSRQFKKVTGFTPTYFKQLKDKKRQQLDKL, from the coding sequence ATGAAAATATATCTTAAAAATATGGTTTGTCATCGTTGTACAATAATGGTACAAGCTATCCTTGAAGAATTACACATTCCTTATACATCTATACAACTAGGAGAGATAGCGTTAAAAGAGGCACTTAGCCACGAGCAAAAAAAAGTATTGTTGCAACGATTTCATGCTATTGGTTTTGAATGGATTAGTGATAAAAAGTCACAAACAATAGATCGAATAAAAACGCTTATTATTGAATTGGTGCATCACAATGACAATACTTTAGTTGATAACTTATCTTCCTATTTGTCCAAGGCCTTGTTACAAAGTTATGCTACTTTAAGCACCTTGTTTTCTGAGGTTGAAAATCAAACGATCGAGCATTATTATATTGCTCAAAAAATTGAAAAAGTCAAAGAGTTATTGATGTACGACGAGTTGACATTGAGTGAAATAGCATTCAAACTTAATTATAGTAGTGTAGGGCATTTGAGTCGTCAGTTTAAGAAAGTAACGGGCTTTACACCCACTTATTTTAAACAGTTAAAAGATAAAAAAAGACAGCAATTGGATAAGTTGTAA
- a CDS encoding SDR family oxidoreductase: MKKLENKVAVITGGNSGIGFATVQHFLEEGAKVVFSGRRQEALDEASAQLSGDFKAVLANQASLADNKRLIEEAVNTYGKIDVIFVNAGVAQFAPADQISEELFDTTFDINIKGPAFLLKEAIPHLNDGASVIFNTSIVHQKGFEGAGIYSATKGALRAYARVLTTELAPRKIRVNSIAPGPIGTPIYDKMEGMTPKDVEEMGAGFAASVPLKRFGESNEIASAAVFLASNDASFINGIELSIDGGLSQI, from the coding sequence ATGAAAAAATTAGAAAACAAGGTAGCCGTTATTACAGGGGGTAATTCAGGAATTGGTTTTGCTACTGTACAACATTTCTTGGAGGAAGGAGCAAAAGTAGTGTTCTCTGGTAGACGCCAAGAAGCCTTGGACGAAGCTTCTGCTCAACTCAGTGGAGACTTTAAAGCTGTTCTAGCCAATCAAGCGAGTCTAGCCGATAACAAACGATTGATAGAAGAGGCAGTTAATACTTATGGCAAAATAGATGTTATTTTTGTCAATGCAGGAGTTGCTCAATTTGCACCTGCGGATCAAATTTCTGAAGAACTCTTTGACACCACCTTCGACATTAATATAAAAGGACCTGCTTTCTTATTAAAAGAAGCCATCCCTCACTTAAATGATGGTGCAAGTGTTATTTTCAATACCTCAATTGTTCATCAAAAAGGATTTGAAGGAGCTGGTATTTACAGTGCTACCAAAGGTGCTTTGCGTGCTTATGCTCGTGTATTAACCACAGAACTAGCGCCTAGAAAAATTCGTGTCAATAGCATCGCCCCTGGTCCTATCGGAACACCTATCTATGACAAAATGGAAGGGATGACACCTAAAGATGTTGAAGAAATGGGTGCTGGTTTTGCTGCTAGTGTACCTCTTAAACGTTTTGGTGAATCCAATGAAATTGCAAGTGCTGCTGTTTTCTTGGCTAGTAATGATGCTAGTTTTATTAATGGCATCGAGCTATCTATTGATGGTGGTTTAAGTCAGATATAA